The genomic interval AACTGCCTATCCGTTTTTTTGCAGTGGATGAAGCTCACTGTCTTTCCGAATGGGGTCATGATTTCCGTCCGGATTATCTTAGTCTCTCCCGGCTCCGCGGGGCCTTCCCGGGGATTCCCATCGCCGCCTTTACAGCCACAGCCACACAGAAAGTTCAGGATGACATCATCCGTATTTTGAACCTGTCCCGCCCCTTCCAGGTGAGGGCATCCTTTGATCGGAAAGAACTCTTTTACCGGGTAGACCGGAAGGAGAAAGTGCTGCCCCAGATCACTGGTTTTATACAGGACCATGAAGGCCAGGCAGGAATCGTCTACAGAACCAGTCGTAAAGATGTTGAAAAGACCGCGGCCCATCTCAAGGGAAAAGGGATCAAGGCCCTCCCCTATCATGCCGGACTCACCCAGAAACTCAGGGAAGAAAATCAGAACAAGTTTAACAATGATGATGTGCAGGTTATCTGTGCCACCATAGCCTTCGGCATGGGCATCGATAAATCCAACATCCGCTTTGTCATCCATGGAGACCTGCCCAAAAGCATGGAGGGCTATTATCAGGAGACCGGCCGGGCGGGAAGAGACGGCCTGGAATCCCACTGTCTTCTTCTCTACGGCCCTGGAGATCTGGTCAAACAACAGTACTTTATCAATCAGATGAATGACCCGGGAGAACAGAAAAAAGCGAAAGACAATCTGAGCCGGATGGCCCGCTTCGGGGCTGTGAATGTCTGTCGGCGGAAACAGATCCTGGAATACTTTGACGAGAGTGCTGCCGATGACTGCGGTTTCTGCGATATCTGCACCGGTGAGATGGAAAAAATCAACGCCACCATCGATGCCCAGAAACTCCTCTCAGCTGTGATAAGAACGAAAGAACGCT from Oceanispirochaeta sp. carries:
- a CDS encoding RecQ family ATP-dependent DNA helicase — protein: ALMKDQVDAAVESGIQAAFINSTLKAGEAASVYARLYSGEIKLLYISPERLALDGYMEKLKELPIRFFAVDEAHCLSEWGHDFRPDYLSLSRLRGAFPGIPIAAFTATATQKVQDDIIRILNLSRPFQVRASFDRKELFYRVDRKEKVLPQITGFIQDHEGQAGIVYRTSRKDVEKTAAHLKGKGIKALPYHAGLTQKLREENQNKFNNDDVQVICATIAFGMGIDKSNIRFVIHGDLPKSMEGYYQETGRAGRDGLESHCLLLYGPGDLVKQQYFINQMNDPGEQKKAKDNLSRMARFGAVNVCRRKQILEYFDESAADDCGFCDICTGEMEKINATIDAQKLLSAVIRTKERFGLTHVIDIVQGADTEKIRRMGHEQIKTYGAGKDKSKKWWRGIVEELISQEAVHQDTEAYNALKINEKGRKILFGKESFYILKREDTLPKPPSPEEDLFAKSGKYDESLFDALKSVRMELARKKGVPPYVIFSDKTLREMSALKPTDKSSFLRVSGVGETKLEQYGPFFIPKIKEYLGY